CCTAGCCGAGCTTCAGCGCCAACCCGGGGTCAAATGGCATCATTTTGATCCTGATGTTATCGCGCTGTGGGTGGCCGACATGGACTTCCCGGTAGCGCCCGAGATCGTTGCGGCGCTGCAAGAGCGCGCTGGCGGCTATCTCGGCTACTCGCTGGCCACGGGCGAACCCGGCCTGCTCGAGGCGATCCTTGAGCGGATGGCAGCGCGGTACGGCTGGAGACTGGGCACCGAAGAGCTCTGGCTCATTAACGGCGTCATCCCCAGCCTCTATCTGGCAGTCCTGGCGTGCAGCAGCGCGGGCGACGAGGTCATCATCCAGACGCCCATCTACCCGCCCTTTATCAGCGCCGTTAAGGACACCGGCCGGCTGCCGCGTTACAACCCGCTGGTAGTGGATAACGGCCAGTACCAAATCGATTTTTTACAGCTCGAGGCGCTCGTTACGCCAGCTACCAGAGTCTTGCTGCTCTGTCATCCGCATAATCCGACAGGGCGGGTATTCAACCGCAAGGAGCTGGAAAGACTGGCCGACTTCGTTTTGCGGCATAACCTGTGGGTCCTCTCCGACGAGCTGCACAGCGACCTGCTCTACCCCGGCGAGCAGCACCTTCCCTTGGCTTCGTTGCATCCTGAGATTGCGCAACGCACCATTACCGTGTTCGGCCCGACCAAGGCCTTTAACATCGCCGGCTTAAAGATCGGCATCGTCGTCAGCCAGAACGCAGCCTTGCTGGCTCGCCTCAAGCGGCACGCTCGCGGGCTGGTGACCGGCCCTAACGTGATGGCCCAGGTAGCCACCATGGCGGCCTATCGGCAAGGCCAACCGTGGCTCGAGCTGACCCTGCGCTACCTCGATGGTAACCGCCGCTTTTTAGGCGATTATCTGCCAAAGCACCTCCCCGGAGTGGGCTACTTGCCCCCCCAGGCTACTTATCTCGCCTGGCTCGACTTCCGGGCG
The DNA window shown above is from Actinomycetota bacterium and carries:
- a CDS encoding pyridoxal phosphate-dependent aminotransferase, giving the protein MHPFDQITLAELQRQPGVKWHHFDPDVIALWVADMDFPVAPEIVAALQERAGGYLGYSLATGEPGLLEAILERMAARYGWRLGTEELWLINGVIPSLYLAVLACSSAGDEVIIQTPIYPPFISAVKDTGRLPRYNPLVVDNGQYQIDFLQLEALVTPATRVLLLCHPHNPTGRVFNRKELERLADFVLRHNLWVLSDELHSDLLYPGEQHLPLASLHPEIAQRTITVFGPTKAFNIAGLKIGIVVSQNAALLARLKRHARGLVTGPNVMAQVATMAAYRQGQPWLELTLRYLDGNRRFLGDYLPKHLPGVGYLPPQATYLAWLDFRALGLGDRLCQMLLNDCRVGLNDGPQYGPGFEGFARLNFATPRHILAEALHRLTRGLAPYLG